A portion of the Gaiellales bacterium genome contains these proteins:
- the erpA gene encoding iron-sulfur cluster insertion protein ErpA, with amino-acid sequence MVTITERAAGKVKELLAAENDPSLTALRVAVEGGGCSGFQYALGFDSAPEDNDEIWEHHGVHVIVDRFSLPYLEGSCVDYIDGLMGAGFQIDNPNVVAACGCGSSFQAKDEVAADDAMPEAAAACGTGCGCSH; translated from the coding sequence ATGGTGACGATCACGGAGCGAGCGGCCGGCAAGGTGAAGGAACTGCTTGCCGCAGAGAACGACCCCAGCCTGACGGCCCTGCGCGTCGCGGTCGAGGGCGGTGGATGCTCGGGCTTCCAGTACGCGCTCGGGTTCGATTCGGCCCCCGAGGACAACGACGAGATCTGGGAGCACCACGGCGTGCACGTCATCGTCGACCGCTTCAGCCTTCCCTACCTCGAGGGATCCTGCGTCGACTACATCGACGGGCTGATGGGCGCCGGGTTCCAGATCGACAACCCGAACGTCGTCGCCGCCTGCGGATGCGGGAGCTCCTTCCAGGCGAAGGACGAGGTCGCGGCGGACGACGCGATGCCCGAGGCAGCGGCCGCCTGCGGCACCGGCTGCGGCTGCAGCCACTAG
- a CDS encoding NADH-quinone oxidoreductase subunit C, which translates to MTAEQLAAAVEGAVRGSVHAHEDGIDMPTLTIAREHVVDVCRLLRDAHGKNFLSAVSSIDFLNYGDEVAGYFGTDRGRDINRTGSWGTPETVTPPAKRFAVVYHLAHVGDGPLDRVRLQLFVDDGEPVPSVVSVWPTADWHEREQYDMMGIVFDGHPNLRRLIMPSDWDGHPLRKDYPIGGEPVQFTDAV; encoded by the coding sequence GTGACCGCCGAGCAGCTCGCCGCCGCCGTGGAGGGTGCCGTGCGCGGCTCCGTTCACGCGCACGAGGACGGCATCGACATGCCGACGCTGACGATCGCGCGCGAGCACGTGGTCGACGTGTGCAGGCTGCTGCGCGACGCGCACGGCAAGAACTTCCTGTCGGCGGTCTCGTCGATCGACTTCCTCAACTACGGCGACGAGGTGGCCGGATACTTCGGCACCGACCGCGGCCGCGACATCAACCGCACCGGCAGCTGGGGCACGCCCGAGACCGTGACGCCGCCCGCGAAGCGGTTCGCGGTCGTCTACCACCTCGCCCACGTGGGCGACGGGCCTCTCGACCGGGTGCGGCTGCAGCTGTTCGTCGACGACGGCGAGCCGGTTCCGAGCGTCGTGTCCGTCTGGCCGACCGCCGACTGGCACGAGCGGGAGCAGTACGACATGATGGGCATCGTCTTCGACGGCCACCCGAACCTGCGGCGGCTGATCATGCCGTCGGACTGGGACGGGCATCCCCTGCGCAAGGACTACCCCATCGGCGGCGAGCCGGTGCAGTTCACGGACGCCGTCTGA
- the ndhC gene encoding NADH-quinone oxidoreductase subunit A, with the protein MLGHWAAVLVYAAIAMAIPLSLLFATFALDTRSKRSAGDKRIPFESGVSASGFRAHRFTVSYYLTAMLFIVFDIEIVFLYPLALRMHALGGFGFAEMAVFILLLVVAYVYVWKKGALEWR; encoded by the coding sequence GTGCTGGGCCATTGGGCAGCCGTGCTGGTCTATGCAGCGATCGCCATGGCGATCCCGCTGTCGCTTCTCTTCGCGACGTTCGCCCTCGACACCCGCTCGAAGCGCAGCGCCGGGGACAAGCGCATCCCGTTCGAGTCCGGCGTGTCCGCGAGCGGCTTCCGCGCCCACCGTTTCACCGTGTCGTACTACCTGACCGCGATGCTGTTCATCGTGTTCGACATCGAGATCGTCTTCCTTTATCCGCTCGCCCTGCGCATGCATGCGCTGGGGGGCTTCGGCTTCGCCGAGATGGCGGTGTTCATCCTCCTGCTGGTTGTGGCGTATGTCTACGTCTGGAAGAAGGGCGCGCTGGAATGGCGGTAA
- a CDS encoding NAD(P)/FAD-dependent oxidoreductase, which yields MSAEQIVDITIIGGGPTGLAAAYYGAHRDASVRIVESLEQLGGQVSAVYPEKHIFDVAGFPKINGQELIDRLTEQAMQYQPEVRLGEVIERVEHRGDEVLELHTARGETLLTRTMIITAGHGAFNPRTLGLPELEVFAGAGLHYYVKEKAAFAGKRVALVGGGDSALDWAMNLQDTAELPITLIHRRERFRGLESSVNEVRRLADRGDVRILVPHEVRSAEGNGSLEAITVENTATGETERIEVDAVVTLLGFISHLGPIADWGLEFENKRQIKVAPSMETNRPGIYAAGDIAGYEGKITLITVGFSEAAIAANHCVARIRGEKAQPKYSTE from the coding sequence GTGAGCGCTGAGCAGATCGTCGACATCACCATCATCGGAGGCGGCCCGACCGGCCTGGCCGCGGCCTACTACGGCGCACACCGCGACGCGTCCGTCCGCATCGTCGAAAGCCTCGAGCAGCTCGGCGGACAGGTGTCCGCGGTCTACCCCGAGAAGCACATCTTCGACGTCGCCGGCTTTCCCAAGATCAACGGGCAGGAGCTGATCGACCGCCTGACCGAGCAGGCGATGCAGTACCAGCCCGAGGTGCGCCTCGGCGAGGTGATCGAGCGCGTCGAGCACCGTGGCGACGAGGTGCTCGAGCTGCACACCGCGCGCGGCGAGACGCTGCTGACGCGCACGATGATCATCACGGCCGGCCACGGGGCGTTCAACCCGCGCACGCTGGGACTGCCCGAGCTCGAGGTGTTCGCCGGTGCCGGGCTGCACTACTACGTCAAGGAGAAGGCGGCGTTCGCGGGCAAGCGGGTGGCGCTCGTGGGCGGGGGAGACTCCGCACTCGACTGGGCCATGAACCTGCAGGACACCGCCGAGCTGCCGATCACGCTGATCCACCGGCGCGAGCGGTTCCGCGGGTTGGAGTCGTCGGTGAACGAGGTTCGCCGCCTCGCCGACCGGGGAGACGTGCGGATCCTCGTGCCGCACGAGGTGCGGAGCGCCGAGGGCAACGGCAGCCTCGAGGCGATCACCGTCGAGAACACGGCGACGGGAGAGACGGAGCGCATCGAGGTCGACGCTGTCGTCACGCTGCTCGGCTTCATCTCCCACCTCGGCCCCATCGCGGACTGGGGCCTCGAGTTCGAGAACAAGCGGCAGATCAAGGTCGCGCCCAGCATGGAGACGAACCGGCCGGGTATCTACGCCGCCGGCGACATCGCCGGGTACGAGGGCAAGATCACGCTCATCACGGTCGGCTTCTCGGAGGCGGCGATCGCCGCCAACCACTGCGTCGCCCGCATCCGCGGCGAGAAGGCGCAGCCGAAGTACTCCACCGAATAG
- the nuoF gene encoding NADH-quinone oxidoreductase subunit NuoF: MSDRRILLDFEGDRRDIAEYERHGGYEQLRKALAGEPGEVVAAVDASGLRGRGGAGFPTGRKASFLPKDRKPAYLCVNADESEPGTFKDREIMLRNPHALIEGILAMSFGIGATSAFIYIRGEYRTEFEVLRTALEQARERGYVGRNVLGSGYDATVVLHRGAGAYICGEETALLSSLEGERGQPRSKPPFPAVAGLYAAPTLVNNVETLASVPYILAMGGEAYAQIGTERSKGTRVFSLSGNVKRPGNYELPLTATLRDLIEGHGGGPTEGRTIKAIVPGGSSTPILTPDQIDTHLDYESIAAAGSMAGSGAIVVIDDRTCMVQLALRVAEFYRHESCGKCTPCREGTRWGVEIIRRIEMGEARQGELDLLLNVCDRILGKCLCPLGDAMAMPVASYVTRYREEFQRHIDEGGCPFVENSPITGLYHDVELVP; the protein is encoded by the coding sequence ATGAGCGACCGGCGCATCCTGCTCGACTTCGAGGGCGACCGCCGCGACATTGCGGAGTACGAACGACATGGCGGCTACGAGCAGCTGCGCAAGGCACTCGCGGGCGAGCCCGGCGAGGTGGTGGCGGCGGTCGACGCGTCGGGCCTGCGCGGCCGCGGCGGCGCCGGGTTTCCGACGGGCCGGAAGGCCTCGTTCCTCCCCAAGGACCGCAAGCCGGCCTACCTCTGCGTCAACGCGGACGAGTCCGAGCCGGGCACCTTCAAGGACCGCGAGATCATGCTGCGAAACCCGCACGCGCTGATCGAGGGCATCCTCGCCATGAGCTTCGGCATCGGGGCGACGTCAGCCTTCATCTACATCCGGGGCGAGTACCGCACCGAGTTCGAGGTGCTGCGCACCGCGCTCGAGCAGGCGCGGGAACGCGGCTACGTCGGCCGCAACGTGCTGGGGTCGGGCTACGACGCCACCGTCGTGCTGCACCGCGGCGCCGGCGCCTACATCTGCGGCGAGGAGACCGCCCTGCTGTCCTCGCTCGAGGGGGAGCGCGGGCAGCCGCGGTCGAAGCCGCCGTTTCCGGCGGTGGCCGGCCTGTACGCGGCACCCACGCTCGTCAACAACGTCGAGACGCTCGCCTCCGTCCCGTACATCCTGGCGATGGGCGGGGAGGCGTATGCGCAGATCGGCACGGAGCGCTCCAAGGGCACCCGCGTGTTCTCGCTCTCGGGCAACGTCAAGCGCCCCGGCAACTACGAGCTGCCGCTGACCGCGACCCTGCGCGACCTGATCGAGGGCCACGGCGGCGGACCGACGGAGGGCCGGACGATCAAGGCCATCGTCCCGGGCGGCTCGTCGACGCCGATCCTGACGCCGGACCAGATCGACACGCACCTGGACTACGAGTCGATCGCCGCAGCCGGATCGATGGCAGGCTCGGGTGCGATCGTCGTGATCGACGACCGCACCTGCATGGTGCAGCTCGCCCTGCGGGTGGCGGAGTTCTACCGGCACGAGAGCTGCGGCAAGTGCACGCCCTGCCGCGAGGGCACGCGCTGGGGCGTCGAGATCATCCGGCGGATCGAGATGGGCGAGGCGCGCCAGGGAGAGCTCGACCTGCTGCTGAACGTGTGCGACCGCATCCTCGGCAAGTGCCTGTGCCCGCTCGGCGACGCCATGGCCATGCCGGTGGCGAGCTACGTGACCAGGTACCGCGAGGAGTTCCAGCGCCACATCGACGAGGGCGGCTGCCCGTTCGTCGAGAACAGCCCGATCACCGGCCTGTATCACGACGTGGAGCTGGTGCCATGA
- a CDS encoding NAD(P)H-dependent oxidoreductase subunit E: protein MADASNAETIAGARQTRPDLPAPLPVENDGRPLYDRIQEVIALYPERRSAVIPALRLAQEQYGWLSEQAFDEVAEATGFTPAFCKSVASFYDMFRLHPAGRYEICVCTNISCALVGAADTVRAFERELGIHRGETSEDGLFTLKTVECYGGCGWGPVVSVNERYHEPFPAEQVPDLVARLRAEAEEGA, encoded by the coding sequence ATGGCCGACGCATCGAACGCCGAGACCATCGCCGGCGCTCGCCAGACGCGCCCCGACCTGCCCGCCCCGCTGCCGGTCGAGAACGACGGCCGGCCGCTGTACGACCGCATCCAGGAGGTGATCGCGCTCTATCCAGAGCGCAGGTCGGCGGTCATCCCGGCATTGCGCCTCGCACAGGAGCAGTACGGCTGGCTCTCCGAGCAGGCATTCGACGAAGTGGCGGAGGCGACCGGCTTCACGCCCGCGTTCTGCAAGAGCGTCGCGTCGTTCTACGACATGTTCCGGCTTCACCCGGCCGGCCGCTACGAGATCTGCGTCTGCACGAACATCTCGTGCGCGCTGGTCGGCGCCGCCGACACCGTTCGCGCGTTCGAGCGAGAGCTCGGGATCCACCGCGGCGAGACCAGCGAGGACGGCCTGTTCACGCTGAAGACGGTCGAGTGCTACGGCGGCTGCGGATGGGGGCCGGTCGTCTCGGTAAACGAGCGCTACCACGAGCCGTTCCCGGCCGAGCAGGTGCCGGATCTGGTCGCCCGGCTGCGGGCTGAGGCGGAGGAGGGCGCATGA
- a CDS encoding mismatch-specific DNA-glycosylase produces the protein MAKRLQDILAPDLRCVLVGINPGIRSAEAGRHFANPRNDFWRLLADSGLTRRLLDPTEEDELLTDGIGVTNAARRVTRGSGELRRTDFADAQERLAGIARELRPAAFAFVGKQAYAGAFSERPEHGLQQRRLEGRPLFVLPSTSPANAAVPYTEKLHWFSELARLLDGLGTPPPR, from the coding sequence ATGGCGAAGCGGCTTCAGGACATCCTCGCTCCCGACCTCCGGTGCGTCCTCGTCGGCATCAACCCCGGCATCCGGTCGGCGGAGGCCGGCCGCCACTTCGCGAATCCCCGCAACGACTTCTGGCGGCTGCTGGCGGACTCCGGGCTGACCCGCCGCTTGCTCGACCCGACCGAGGAGGACGAGCTGCTCACCGACGGCATCGGCGTCACGAACGCGGCCCGGCGGGTGACGCGGGGGAGCGGTGAGCTGCGCCGCACGGATTTCGCCGACGCGCAGGAGCGCCTGGCCGGCATCGCACGCGAGCTGCGGCCGGCCGCCTTCGCGTTCGTCGGCAAGCAGGCGTACGCCGGCGCGTTCAGCGAGCGCCCCGAGCACGGCCTCCAGCAGCGGCGGCTCGAAGGCCGCCCGCTGTTCGTCCTGCCCTCCACGTCTCCGGCCAACGCAGCGGTGCCCTACACGGAGAAGCTGCACTGGTTCTCCGAGCTCGCGCGGCTGCTCGACGGTTTGGGAACCCCGCCTCCGAGGTAG
- a CDS encoding NADH-quinone oxidoreductase subunit B family protein, with product MAVTPVSISKAVRAGDLEQYVMLTTIEKAMAWTSSNSIWPAGFGLACCAIEMMSLPSPRYDIARFGSEVFRSSPRQADLMIVSGRVSHKMAPPLRQVYDQMLLPKWVMAMGACSSSGGMFANYAILQGVDKIVPVDVHVPGCPPRPEAVVDGLLLIQKKIRAGVAPAYELEKSKA from the coding sequence ATGGCGGTAACCCCCGTCAGCATCTCGAAGGCCGTCCGGGCGGGCGACCTGGAGCAGTACGTCATGCTGACCACGATCGAGAAGGCGATGGCCTGGACATCGTCCAACTCGATCTGGCCGGCCGGCTTCGGGCTCGCATGCTGCGCGATCGAGATGATGTCGCTGCCCTCGCCGCGGTACGACATCGCCCGCTTCGGCTCCGAGGTGTTCCGCTCGTCCCCCCGGCAGGCCGACCTGATGATCGTGTCCGGCCGCGTCTCGCACAAGATGGCGCCGCCGCTGCGCCAGGTCTACGACCAGATGCTGCTGCCCAAGTGGGTGATGGCGATGGGGGCCTGCTCGAGCTCGGGCGGCATGTTCGCGAACTACGCGATCCTGCAGGGGGTGGACAAGATCGTCCCGGTCGACGTCCACGTGCCCGGCTGCCCGCCGCGGCCCGAGGCGGTCGTCGACGGCCTGCTGCTGATCCAGAAGAAGATCCGCGCCGGAGTTGCGCCCGCCTACGAGCTGGAGAAGTCGAAGGCGTGA
- the nuoD gene encoding NADH dehydrogenase (quinone) subunit D produces the protein MSATERQSAPVVPLWTPAVIPSGAPSKIDPPEGEDLITVNFGPNHPSTHGVLRLIVTLDGEVVVGLDADIGYVHTGFEKNFEQKTYWKGIPYSPRMDYLAFFANELAYVGAVEQMIDIEVPERAQWIRTLFAELNRIHSHLIFLGTSGVELGAISLFFYCLRERDTVLDLFEMVTGVRMHDRYPQFGGVAEDIPKGFLAEAKRFCREMPQRIDEYLDLVAGNAVWRDRYRGIGVIDAETAIAMGLSGPNLRASGVPYDLRRAQPYLAYDKLQFDVVVGERGDAYDRLMCRIKEMYESVRIIEQCLDGMPPGPVMADDRKYVLPPRHELHTSMESLIHHFKLVTEGFRVRPGQVYYPVESPRGEFACYLVSDGGTTPWRVHFRAPSFVSLQSTAMMAVNRYVADLIVVVASLDGVMGEADR, from the coding sequence ATGTCCGCCACCGAGCGCCAGTCCGCCCCGGTCGTGCCGCTGTGGACGCCGGCGGTGATCCCGAGCGGCGCGCCGAGCAAGATCGACCCTCCCGAGGGCGAGGATCTGATCACCGTCAACTTCGGCCCCAACCACCCCTCGACGCACGGGGTGCTGCGGCTGATCGTGACGCTCGACGGCGAGGTGGTCGTCGGGCTGGACGCCGACATCGGCTACGTCCACACCGGCTTCGAGAAGAACTTCGAGCAGAAGACCTACTGGAAGGGGATCCCGTACTCCCCGCGCATGGATTACCTGGCGTTCTTCGCGAACGAGCTGGCGTATGTGGGGGCGGTCGAGCAGATGATCGACATCGAGGTGCCCGAGCGCGCGCAGTGGATCCGCACCCTGTTCGCCGAGCTGAACAGGATCCACAGCCACCTCATCTTCCTCGGCACGAGCGGCGTCGAGCTGGGCGCCATCTCGCTCTTCTTCTACTGCCTCCGCGAGCGCGACACCGTCCTCGACCTGTTCGAGATGGTGACGGGCGTGCGCATGCACGATCGCTACCCGCAGTTCGGCGGCGTCGCCGAGGACATCCCCAAGGGCTTCCTCGCGGAGGCGAAGCGCTTCTGCCGGGAGATGCCTCAGCGGATCGACGAGTACCTCGATCTGGTCGCGGGCAACGCCGTGTGGCGGGACCGCTACCGCGGCATCGGCGTGATCGACGCCGAGACGGCGATCGCGATGGGGCTGTCGGGCCCGAACCTCCGCGCGAGCGGCGTGCCCTACGACCTGCGCCGGGCGCAGCCGTACCTGGCGTACGACAAGCTGCAGTTCGACGTGGTGGTGGGAGAGCGCGGGGACGCGTACGACCGCCTGATGTGCCGCATCAAGGAGATGTACGAGTCGGTGCGCATCATCGAGCAGTGCCTCGACGGCATGCCGCCGGGACCGGTGATGGCCGACGACCGCAAGTACGTGCTGCCGCCGCGCCACGAGCTGCACACCTCGATGGAGTCGCTGATCCACCACTTCAAGCTCGTGACCGAGGGCTTCCGCGTCCGGCCCGGGCAGGTCTACTACCCGGTCGAGTCGCCGCGCGGCGAGTTCGCGTGCTACCTCGTCTCCGACGGCGGCACGACCCCGTGGCGCGTGCACTTCCGCGCGCCGAGCTTCGTCAGTTTGCAGTCGACGGCGATGATGGCGGTCAACCGCTACGTCGCCGACCTGATCGTCGTCGTCGCCTCGCTGGACGGCGTGATGGGGGAGGCGGACCGCTGA
- a CDS encoding type 1 glutamine amidotransferase — protein MRALVLQHIACEPPGVFEDVLIERGAQIHRVELDEGERLPDWRDVDLIVAMGGPMSVNDENEHPWLVEEKRLIREAVQAGVGYWGACLGVQLLASALGARVYTGAVPEVGMLPVTLTDEAMGDPVLGGLPRELPSLQWHGDTFDLPDGAVLLASSPAYPHQAFRYGRAAYGVQFHVEVTGDIARQWAEVPAYVDSLERTLGAGAAPQLFEEFDRSAGEMQRLARTMFERWVDVAVAAPR, from the coding sequence ATGCGCGCACTCGTCCTCCAGCACATCGCCTGCGAGCCGCCCGGGGTGTTCGAGGACGTGCTGATCGAGCGCGGCGCGCAGATCCACCGCGTCGAGCTGGACGAGGGTGAGCGGCTGCCGGACTGGCGCGACGTCGACCTGATCGTTGCGATGGGCGGCCCGATGAGCGTGAACGACGAGAACGAGCATCCCTGGCTGGTCGAAGAGAAGCGGCTGATCCGCGAGGCGGTGCAGGCTGGGGTCGGGTACTGGGGCGCGTGCCTGGGCGTGCAGCTGCTCGCGTCGGCGCTCGGCGCTCGGGTCTACACGGGAGCGGTGCCCGAGGTGGGAATGCTTCCCGTCACGCTCACCGACGAGGCCATGGGCGACCCGGTGCTCGGCGGGCTGCCCCGAGAGCTGCCCTCGCTGCAGTGGCACGGGGACACGTTCGACCTTCCGGACGGCGCGGTGCTGCTGGCAAGCTCGCCGGCCTACCCGCACCAGGCCTTCCGGTACGGACGCGCCGCCTATGGGGTGCAGTTCCATGTCGAGGTGACGGGTGACATCGCACGCCAGTGGGCCGAGGTGCCGGCATACGTCGACTCCCTGGAGCGGACGCTCGGCGCCGGCGCTGCGCCGCAGCTGTTCGAGGAGTTCGACCGGTCAGCCGGCGAGATGCAGCGCCTGGCCCGCACGATGTTCGAGCGGTGGGTCGATGTCGCAGTCGCCGCGCCTCGATAA
- a CDS encoding class II fumarate hydratase produces MAELWGGETRKAVDNFPVSGERIPTAVVHWLGRIKGAAARVNAELGLLDPEVAERIAAASDEVAAGGHDDQFPIDVFQTGSGTSSNMNANEVIATIAGEPVHANDHVNMGQSSNDVFPSAVHLAALDRTVNELLPAVAQLGDSLARKADEFADVVKAGRTHLMDAVPVTLGQEFGGYAAQVREGHARIEGTLERLGKIPLGGTAVGTGLNTHPDFAGRVRDRLAADTGLHILPPLDPFEAQANRDGLVEGSAALKSLAVSLTKIANDLRWMGSGPRAGLAEILIPELQKGSSIMPGKVNPVIPEVVCQVSAQVIGNDTAITVGGLQGNFELNVQIPLMARNLLQSIALLSSTCRLFAEKCVDGIEANREVCEQHGEATLAMATALNPYIGYDRATAIVKDAAGSGRTLREVAREHGVDDEVLDKALDLHAMAMGNAGRSSGASAL; encoded by the coding sequence ATGGCAGAGCTATGGGGCGGCGAGACCCGCAAGGCGGTCGACAACTTCCCGGTCTCGGGCGAACGGATTCCCACCGCCGTGGTGCACTGGCTGGGCCGCATCAAGGGAGCCGCCGCGCGCGTGAACGCCGAGCTCGGCCTGCTCGATCCGGAGGTCGCGGAGCGGATCGCCGCCGCCTCTGACGAGGTCGCGGCTGGCGGGCACGACGACCAGTTCCCGATCGACGTCTTTCAGACCGGATCCGGGACATCCTCGAACATGAACGCCAACGAGGTGATCGCCACGATCGCCGGCGAGCCGGTCCACGCGAACGACCACGTGAACATGGGCCAGTCGTCGAACGACGTGTTCCCGTCGGCCGTCCACCTCGCGGCGCTCGACCGCACGGTGAACGAGCTGCTCCCGGCCGTTGCCCAGCTGGGCGACTCGCTGGCGCGCAAGGCGGACGAGTTCGCGGACGTCGTCAAGGCGGGGCGCACGCACCTGATGGACGCGGTGCCGGTGACCCTCGGTCAGGAGTTCGGCGGCTACGCCGCGCAGGTGCGGGAGGGGCACGCCCGGATCGAGGGCACCCTGGAGCGCCTGGGCAAGATCCCGCTCGGAGGCACCGCGGTCGGCACGGGCCTGAACACGCATCCCGACTTCGCGGGCAGGGTGCGGGACAGGCTCGCCGCGGACACGGGCCTTCACATCCTGCCGCCGCTCGATCCGTTCGAGGCGCAGGCCAACCGCGACGGGCTGGTCGAGGGGTCGGCTGCGCTCAAGTCGCTCGCCGTCTCGCTGACGAAGATCGCCAACGACCTGCGGTGGATGGGCTCAGGCCCGCGGGCGGGGCTCGCCGAGATCCTCATCCCGGAGCTGCAGAAGGGCAGCTCGATCATGCCCGGGAAGGTGAACCCGGTGATTCCGGAGGTCGTGTGCCAGGTGTCGGCGCAGGTGATCGGCAACGACACGGCGATCACGGTCGGCGGGCTGCAGGGGAACTTCGAGTTGAACGTGCAGATCCCGCTGATGGCGCGGAACCTGCTCCAGTCAATCGCGCTGCTGAGCTCGACATGCCGGCTGTTCGCCGAGAAGTGCGTCGACGGCATCGAGGCGAACCGCGAGGTGTGCGAGCAGCACGGCGAGGCGACGCTGGCGATGGCGACGGCGCTGAACCCCTACATCGGCTACGACCGGGCGACGGCGATCGTGAAGGACGCGGCCGGCTCGGGGCGGACGCTGCGCGAGGTCGCGCGCGAGCACGGCGTGGACGACGAGGTGCTCGACAAGGCGCTCGACCTGCATGCGATGGCGATGGGCAACGCGGGCCGGTCGAGCGGCGCATCTGCCCTGTAG